The genomic window ACtgggcggcgaggaaggccgccgccgaggcgctcGCGCTGTTGGCGCTGGAGCACGGAGACAACCTCGTCGAACAGAAGCCATCCTGCATTGCCGTCTTCGAGGCCAAGAGATTCGATAAGGTCGAATTCTTGTAGCAAACCTGGGATCTTGGCAATGACATTCTGGATTTTTACTTTCGTGGATCTGCTTGtttgttgaaatttttttaacatttttttttttggcaatgcaGGTGAAGATTGTTCGGGAGTCGATGAACCGGATGATTGAGGCGTGGAAGGAGATCCCAGACATGGACGAGGAAGTATGCTCCTCCGACGTGCCGCCATCTCCGCAGTCGCAGACGAGATCTTCTAGCACAGGTAATGTGGCTGTTCTTGAAGCAGTGGCCACTGCTCTTTCTTTTGGGTGATTTGGGTAAATTTATGTCTAATTGTCTACTGTTTGTAACCTTAGTTGAATATGAACTTGcttgtggtaaaaaaaaacataaatggaCTGGGTTCAGTAAAACACAAGGCAGAAGGATTCTTTGTTGGATATGTGTGACAGTTCTTTTGCTTGTTTGCATTATATTGTGGATTTCTTGGACTAACTGCTGTCGATTAAAGGCGGTAAAACGATAAATGTGTGTATCTGACACTATGATTATGTAATCAAACAGACTCTGCAAGTGATGGACGATACCCAGCTGATTCCCTCGGCTCCAACTCTGTCCAGTCAGTTAGGAGGAGGAACTTATCACCGACAAAAAAATCACCCCCAAGGGAAGCATTGCACAATGTCAGCAACAGAAGGACCAGCAGTTCTTCCATCGGAAACAAGAAGAACTCACCGCCGTCACGCCACAATTCAGGCCAAGCCAAGAACTTTGAGTGTAAGGTTAATGTGACTGATGCTCCGGATGCGACCCCGATCAAAACCGTGACCGAGGAGAAGCTTCTGAAAGATGGCAATGTTAGAGCAAGGCTTGAGGCGCGGAGGGTACTGTTCCAGAAGAATGGTGAGGAGAGGTACAACAAGGTTCCTGGGCTCAAGTCAGGGTCTAGAGTTGTTCCATACAATGGGGACGATGACTTGGAAGAGATTGCGGAGTCTGAGGATGTGCATGAGGAGTTTCAGTCAGGTCACAAGGAAGAGGACCTGTCAAAGATCAGGATGCAGCTTGTTCAGATTGAGAATCAGCAGACCAGCTTGCTCAATCTTCTCCAGGTAATTTTCCCTTGCCGTGTGGCATGTTGTCAATGAAGAACCCAGTTGAACTCTTGATTTTTCACATTGACATTTTGTGTTTGATCGGTACCATTACCCCAGGATTGCCCATAGGTATGCGTGATTGCACAggatatatgtatgcatgttcAATTGGATAGAAAAATCTAAACCAAAGATTTGAAAACCTAAtaacaaaaaacaaatttagtCTATGCATCCCTTAGTTTTTCAAAAACGCGTCATACTAAATGTGATTTGGTTCATTATGGAGTATGGACTAGTGTGCATTTATGGAAGCCTTATCTAGCATTCATGAAATCAGGATAGCTTATAATGGAGGTGGCATACGGCTTATGTTATCGGTGACACAAACAAGTTATTATTCGGTCTCATTGTGCACCATTGACCATTGGTATAAATCAAAGATCCATTCACTGTATCTTGATAATACTCTGACACTATATATCCATTGAATGTGTCTTGATAATACCAGTCTGGATCACTGTACATGAGCAATGGTCATGGCATGGGGAGAACTTGGACAGCAACACGTCATTTACTGGCTGTCTGACAATTTCTTGATCGGCAACTCTGTAACCATATATTGTTGTTTTTCACCCAAACCAGAAAAGAAATCaggattttgtgaaatttttgtgtgtgtgtaatGCATCAGGAATGATTATGTGGAAAGCTATATATAAGAAATAACCCATAGTTTTGAAATATTACTACATCACTCCCTGTTTGCTGAAAACATGTCTAGCATGAACTTATCTCATCTTGCTCATAAGAAACTGAGTATGTCTGACATTATGATTGCCTGTGCTCAGAAATTTATGGGGAGCTCTCAGAATGGGATCCGTTCCTTGGAGACACGGGTGAACGGACTGGAGATGGCACTGGATGAGATCTCCCGTGATTTGGCTGCTTCTTCAGGAAGGATGCCAAGCAGTGAACCTGATATGAACTGCTGCATCCTTAGCCCGAAATTCTGGAGAAGACATGATGGCAGTAGATACTCATCCAAGTACTCCATTTCCGACATAGCAAACTACTCCGAGGAGAGCAGAACTTCTTACAAGTGGGAGAGGCAGAAGTTTGGAGTTCAGGGTGTTGTCACCAACCCATTAGCAGAGCCAAACGCTTCATTCGCAGGAAACACGGTTGTTGCTCAGGAAGCCAGGAGACAGAATTCAGCTCAATATAAGTCAAGGTAGGTTAACTCACTCAAGCGCAAAATCATCTCACTTTCTGTAAGTCAGTATTATGCAATTAGATTTGGTAGGTAGGCCAACAAGATGTGATCAGGACACCTCAGAAACTGATAGTAACATACCAACATAAAAGTAGTCACTTTCTTGAATAGAATATCATCTGGTTCAATTTATGCTGTAGTTCCCCTATTATGAAATGCATCTTTGCTGAATCTGCATTCCTATTATGACAGGGCTTCCTTCTTGTTTCGCGCCCACCTTCatttattattataaaatttgttaGGTTGTCCAACATGGTTACTTCTTTCAATTGATTGGCAATTTATACTTTCTATTCCATTTTCTTCAGGATGGGTTAGAGTCGACAAAGGCTACTGCGTGAAGTTTTCGACGATATGAACAAAGCATGGTGCAGCTGCAAGATCCTACCTTTGCTGCATTTTCAagctcttttcttcttttctccaagttgaaaaaaaacagagatgtACATGAGATATGAAGTTCTGTTTGAGTTCAGACTCGTGAGAAACAGCCTAAAGCCCTAGACTCTAAAGCAAGACCCTCTCTGCGAGCTTGGCATTCCATTTGTGTTATACACCAGGCCTTGAGATTGAGACAACCAGTTAGCTAATGCAGGCTTGCTGAGGGCAAAGCATATGTAGAGTTTAAAATGAGAAATCGAGTTCACAGCAACTATCCTTGCAAGGATACTCAGCCATGGTTCCCATGAATGTATCTTGTTACTGCTTGTACATAATTTGGATATGGTAATTCCGATGCCGGTGAGACGACTTGAAACAAAATTTTTGTTCAGTACGATGAGATCATGAGGGAAAAGATCCATTGTGGCTCAAACGGCATAATGAAAAAGCTTCACTGCCTGCCAGCACTGGGATTCTAGGAAGGTCTTATATGATTCTTCCTCTTTGGGAAAATTGGTTTTGTGCGATCTCGAATTTAGAAGTACATATATCACCTAAAGTTGATAGTATATTTTTTACTAAATTGCGCTTATGGTATGTGAACTTAAGTGATGAGTATAAATAGATACAACAACTTATGGATTGTTCATTTCGGCATAACAATTTGGGTACGTAGTTTGTGCGAACCTGGACAATCCAAGCAAACAAATTGATCTAACATGGGGCACACTTTATGCCATGGCAGCTTACACCTATGACCTTGTTTAAGAGATCTTATTTTGAATCTGAAGAAAAGAGAAATTAGTTGCGcaaaagtttattttcatgttCAGGACATACAATTTATTCATATTTTCATGTCTTGGGGGAATTTTAGCCTTCTATATAAGTCAAAACaatgtttatttttatgttaAGAACCAAGAGAATTATTTATCATGCCTTAGTAGGAATAACTATTGtaaaattcatttttaatttttttgttcaGGCACTCTATTTTCATCGAAAGTTTGTTtgaaaagttaaattttatgGCCGGGCATCTTTAATTCTTTTGCTTTTGTGTTAGTCTAAATCTTGAAAATATCCCTCAAATAATAGTTACACGTTTTGTCCATCTAAAATTTGATGTGCAATAATAATTATACATTAGTGTGTGCCACGTTATATTAATTTTGCTTGTCTTGATCATTTTGGACCAGCTTCACACAAACTAGTCAAGTTAATGCACTGAATTGACTAATTTAAAAGTTTTCTTTACCTATTTGTACCCACTATACAAGTTCAAGCATAATTTActctatattttaatactaCTAAAAGGGgttgtaatattttttaatataattaagTTCATTTTAATACTGCAGGAGGTGGTGCCATGGTGACCACCCGAGGGCTGCAAGGACAGCGTGTAGCGGGAGGCAATGGATGACATCTTCGCACTTCTGCAAATCCGCGCTACGATGGCAGACGGCCGTGGTGTGCCAGGTCCTCTTTtacttccttttctttctttttttaatgcatttgatacaatttatgACCAAATGATCAACTCGTCAACTCATTATCCAAAACTAATCCATCTACATTATGCTTTGAGCTGTCAAGTGTGCCACATTTGATATACTACGTTATATTTTATACATTGCATTGTGCTAATAGGGTAATTAGGTAACTACTCTATCTTCATAACTATAATGTGGTATTTTTATGGTATTGCTTAGATGAGATTGAAACACTATTAGTTAGGGTATGTTAGGATTGCTTAGAATTGTTATAGCCTTGCTAAGCAAAGTTGGGTATTTGGTAAAGGTGAAAAATTCTAGCTTTCGATGGCGAGAAAATCCTTACTGCATGCAGAGACACGGTCAAGCAAGCATATGGTGACAATCATACTTAGCTACCGTGTATTATCTCGCTAATCCAAACGCGATCTGGTTATTCTAGTTTAGCTCAAATGAGCTAGTTGAGCAGCGCCTGGCTACTCTAGATTAGCAAAGTAAGCTAGAGATTCAAAAAAGCCCTTAATAGCTTGTTCATCTCCACCATAGCTATAAATTTAGGTTGAGTTCTTCATTGCAAGAACATGGATGTGAAAAACAAAAATTGGtggaaacaaaataaaaaagagatcTTTTACATTACTTGAGGGTATTTTAACCTTCCATCTTTCATACATGGCCCACACTTTTAATACTTCACTAGTACCTTTTATCCTAGAGCATTGGATTATAAtcaattaataaattccaaacACCACAAAAAGCCTCAATTAAAAACCATTATTTAAAATGCAAGCTAAACCTATTAAAACATGAACTACTAATTATATATCACAATCAACTAGTAGACAAACATGCAGGTGGTGTTTGAGATTAatggagatgaagatgaagttacCGCACACAAACGAGAAAAccattagtatataattaattaagttttaatcatta from Oryza glaberrima chromosome 6, OglaRS2, whole genome shotgun sequence includes these protein-coding regions:
- the LOC127777445 gene encoding TORTIFOLIA1-like protein 3: MGPAPKAEPMKQRVNRCLLRLSDRDTEAMAAAELDGIARGLEADELPAFLAAVSDARPTDRTPLRRHSLRLLALLAAAHPRDAVAPLVPRLVAAALRRVRDPDSSVRAALVDAARAAAAAAAAADAALAPLVGALLHEQDQCAQLASALAAAAAVEASAPSADLAAYLQALLPRLLKLLRSSAFKAKPALISLIGAASAASGGGAAATAVPSLRDALTGEDWAARKAAAEALALLALEHGDNLVEQKPSCIAVFEAKRFDKVKIVRESMNRMIEAWKEIPDMDEEVCSSDVPPSPQSQTRSSSTDSASDGRYPADSLGSNSVQSVRRRNLSPTKKSPPREALHNVSNRRTSSSSIGNKKNSPPSRHNSGQAKNFECKVNVTDAPDATPIKTVTEEKLLKDGNVRARLEARRVLFQKNGEERYNKVPGLKSGSRVVPYNGDDDLEEIAESEDVHEEFQSGHKEEDLSKIRMQLVQIENQQTSLLNLLQKFMGSSQNGIRSLETRVNGLEMALDEISRDLAASSGRMPSSEPDMNCCILSPKFWRRHDGSRYSSKYSISDIANYSEESRTSYKWERQKFGVQGVVTNPLAEPNASFAGNTVVAQEARRQNSAQYKSRMG